One genomic segment of Nothobranchius furzeri strain GRZ-AD chromosome 10, NfurGRZ-RIMD1, whole genome shotgun sequence includes these proteins:
- the si:dkey-174n20.1 gene encoding retinol dehydrogenase 14, with amino-acid sequence MYFLYTIIASLSLFFILKWMKRRRYFMELKRLDGKTVLITGGNSGIGKETAVAMAMRGARVIIACRDPSRAEKAVREIKLKSGSLCVFPMELDLASLRSVRDFCKSFLMREKRLDILINNAGMPGVLDWTNDGFSMCFGVNHLGHFLLTNLLLPRLKECAPSRVVTLTCSNYKYQKLDFQDLNYNLLPFFTYCRSKLANIYFSQELARITEGKGVTSYAVHPGFVQSSWTCHYSFPFQMLMQVIMWMFFVPCEIGAQTVIYCSVSDEAAEHSGGYFVDCQPATLRPFARDAGVAKKLWEASERMVRLV; translated from the exons ATGTATTTTCTCTACACAATTATTGCATCcttaagtttattttttattttaaaatggatgAAAAGGAGGAGATATTTCATGGAGCTGAAAAGACTAGATGGGAAAACGGTTCTTATCACAG GTGGTAATTCAGGCATTGGCAAGGAGACAGCTGTTGCCATGGCGATGAGAGGTGCCCGTGTCATCATAGCTTGCAGAGACCCGAGCAGAGCTGAGAAGGCCGTCAGGGAGATCAAACTAAAGAGTGGCTCTCTTTGTGTTTTTCCCATGGAGCTGGATCTGGCCAGCCTGCGCTCGGTCAGGGATTTCTGTAAAAGCTTCCTCATGAGGGAGAAGAGGCTTGACATCCTGATCAATAACGCAG GCATGCCCGGCGTCCTGGACTGGACCAATGACGGCTTCAGCATGTGTTTTGGTGTCAACCACTTGGGTCACTTCCTCCTGACTAACTTGCTGCTGCCTCGACTGAAGGAATGTGCTCCCAGCCGGGTGGTGACACTTACATGTTCCAACTACAAATATCAGAAACTGGACTTCCAGGACCTCAATTACAACCTGCTGCCCTTCTTCACCTACTGCCGCAGCAAGCTGGCCAACATCTACTTCAGTCAGGAACTGGCTCGCATCACAGAAGGAAAAGGAGTCACATCCTACGCTGTGCACCCCG GTTTTGTCCAGAGCAGCTGGACGTGCCACTACTCGTTCCCGTTCCAGATGCTGATGCAGGTGATCATGTGGATGTTTTTCGTGCCGTGTGAGATTGGAGCTCAGACCGTCATCTACTGCTCTGTGTCGGATGAAGCAGCAGAACACAGCGGGGGTTATTTTGTTGACTGTCAGCCAGCAACTCTGCGTCCGTTTGCCAGAGATGCTGGTGTGGCTAAAAAGCTGTGGGAGGCCAGTGAGAGAATGGTGAGACTGGTGTAA
- the susd2 gene encoding sushi domain-containing protein 2 isoform X2: MNANVRKLLFLFGILFFSPQTSGQTCRKRCGQLSEECSCHASCLSLLTCCTDHNQFCLHVSPHSSSMLGGRALRILGSVLPADTLLLCRFKGEVEVEGFIDEQGHAFCISPLLYETGWIPLDVSTDGSNFDRSGKYLSVHPSRSAPEVTLMNTTQWQNYGTPNTAGQLRMTWNRSLLKAEEVNVELWGYREVSGSAADGASALQAEMSFLYSLSRNHPNTGDFSFTPPELKRNFSEWELGNIRITAGSKSEGERNVQGLWSSAHILAWHLEQASSAWARDRCLQWDALESKLPNFLDKLMDCPCTLAQARADSGRFHTDYTCDIERGSVCTYHPGSVHCVRSVQASPSDGSGQQCCYDSVGDLVLTWDSVGGSTPDRAHDWGAPPYRTPPRIPGYSHWLYDVTSFFYCCLWSDLCHLYLNRRPSSGCRNYRPPRAAAVLGSLHFRTFDGLRYTFSGRGEYDLVRSPHRALSVQVRAERVKLENGTLVRATRLASVAMRENSSDVIEVRLQGEHLQVLRNKSILPFSEQSWMDLQGVFVFVPSPQNVTVMFSSGAAVELRLDEGTMTSTVLLPAEFSNKTRGLLGQMNSNPSDDLVTPAGNVASSANATLEEIFTIASEWNISKASSLFTYDSRYLLDSYFLPPSHDSAFVPAFSLPEKPDDPLVADMLSVCLGEGAQLCKHDTLITRSLAGGNATLRALRSHRALMEALEPVASCGWLPAPRNGKKNGTRYLQGSTLSFTCNGGYVLYGSTERTCEEKRAWSGLQTHCVTDDDTGFILGAVASLSTLVAMGIMIKLQMKKQNRYLSTFT, from the exons ATGAACGCAAACGTCCGGAAATTACTTTTTCTCTTTGGAATATTATTTTTTTCGCCTCAAACATCAG GTCAAACATGCAGGAAAAGGTGTGGACAGCTATCAGAGGAATGCTCCTGCCATGCATCATGCTTGTCTCTGCTGACCTGCTGCACAGACCACAACCAGTTCTGCCTCCATGTGTCCCCCCACTCCAGCTCAATGTTGGGTGGCAGAGCTCTGAGGATCCTGGGTTCAGTTCTTCCTGCTGACACACTCCTTCTCTGCAG GTTCAAAGGTGAAGTAGAAGTAGAGGGGTTTATTGATGAACAGGGCCATGCTTTCTGCATATCCCCTCTGTTATATGAGACGGGTTGGATACCGTTGGACGTTTCTACAGATGGAAGTAATTTTGACAGGTCAGGAAAGTACCTGTCAG TCCATCCCAGTAGATCTGCTCCTGAAGTCACCCTGATGAACACAACCCAGTGGCAGAATTATGGCACCCCGAACACAGCAGGACAGCTTCGGATGACGTGGAACCGCTCTTTACTCAAAGCAGAGGAGGTCAATGTGGAGCTGTGGGGTTACAGAGAGGTCAGCGGGAGCGCAGCAGATGGAGCGtctgctctgcaggctgagatgagCTTCCTGTACTCCCTCAGCAGGAACCATCCCAACACAGGAGACTTCAGCTTCACTCCTCCTGAGCTCAAAAGGAACTTTTCCGAGTGGGAGCTGGGGAATATCCGCATCACAGCCGGCTCTAAGTCAGAGGGAGAAAG GAACGTGCAGGGACTCTGGAGCAGCGCTCACATCCTGGCCTGGCACCTGGAGCAGGCTTCTTCAGCCTGGGCGCGAGACAGGTGTCTGCAGTGGGACGCTCTGGAGTCGAAGCTCCCCAACTTCCTGGACAAGCTCATGGACTGTCCCTGCACTCTGGCACAAGCTCGGGCTGATTCAGGACGATTCCAC ACGGATTACACGTGTGACATCGAGAGAGGAAGTGTGTGCACGTATCACCCCGGGAGTGTCCACTGCGTTCGATCGGTTCAGGCCAG TCCCAGTGATGGATCAGGGCAGCAGTGCTGCTATGACAGCGTTGGAGATCTTGTTCTGACGTGGGACTCGGTTGGTGGCAGCACCCCAGACAGGGCTCACGACTGGGGGGCGCCTCCGTACAGGACGCCCCCTCGTATTCCTGGGTATTCCCACTGGCTGTATGACGTGACCAGTTTCTTTTACTGCTGCCTGTGGTCCGACCTCTGCCACCTCTACCTCAACCGTCGACCTTCGAGTGGATGTCGTAATTACCGTCCGCCCAGAGCAG CTGCTGTCCTTGGGAGTCTCCACTTTAGGACCTTTGATGGCCTCCGGTACACTTTCAGCGGCAGAGGAGAGTACGACCTGGTGCGTTCTCCACACCGAGCGCTGAGTGTTCAGGTCAGAGCGGAGCGGGTGAAACTTGAGAACG GAACTTTGGTCCGAGCCACACGGCTGGCATCAGTGGCTATGAGGGAGAACTCTTCTGATGTCATCGAGGTGCGACTTCAAGGCGAGCATCTTCAGGTGCTGAGGAACAAAAGCATTTTACCTTTTTCTGAGCAAAGCTGGATGGATCTGCAAG gtgtgtttgtgtttgtgcccaGTCCTCAGAACGTGACGGTGATGTTCTCCTCCGGAGCTGCCGTGGAGCTTCGTCTGGATGAAGGAACCATGACGTCCACCGTCTTGCTTCCGGCAGAGTTCTCCAACAAGACCCGGGGTCTGCTCGGCCAGATGaactcaaatccatctgatgacCTCGTGACCCCTGCTGGAAACGTCGCCTCCTCAGCCAACGCCACACTGGAGGAAATCTTTACTATTGCATCTGAAT GGAACATTTCAAAGGCGTCTTCCCTTTTTACTTATGACTCTCGGTACCTTTTGGACTCATACTTCCTTCCACCGAGCCACGACTCGGCTTttgttcctgccttttctctgcccGAGAAACCCGATGACCCTCTGGTGGCCGACATGTTGTCCGTGTGTTTGGGAGAAGGGGCTCAGCTCTGTAAACATGATACTCTCATCACTCGGAGCCTTGCGGGGGGAAACGCCACACTGAGGGCCCTCCGAAGTCATCGAGCTTTAATGGAAGCCCTGGAGCCAG TGGCGTCATGTGGCTGGCTTCCTGCTCCCAGGAACGGGAAGAAGAATGGGACACGTTACCTGCAGGGGAGCACCCTGAGCTTCACCTGCAACGGCGGCTACGTGCTGTACGGGTCAACAGAGCGCACCTGTGAGGAGAAAAGGGCCTGGAGCGGACTGCAGACTCACTGTGTCACAG
- the susd2 gene encoding sushi domain-containing protein 2 isoform X1 — translation MNANVRKLLFLFGILFFSPQTSGQTCRKRCGQLSEECSCHASCLSLLTCCTDHNQFCLHVSPHSSSMLGGRALRILGSVLPADTLLLCRFKGEVEVEGFIDEQGHAFCISPLLYETGWIPLDVSTDGSNFDRSGKYLSVHPSRSAPEVTLMNTTQWQNYGTPNTAGQLRMTWNRSLLKAEEVNVELWGYREVSGSAADGASALQAEMSFLYSLSRNHPNTGDFSFTPPELKRNFSEWELGNIRITAGSKSEGERNVQGLWSSAHILAWHLEQASSAWARDRCLQWDALESKLPNFLDKLMDCPCTLAQARADSGRFHTDYTCDIERGSVCTYHPGSVHCVRSVQASPSDGSGQQCCYDSVGDLVLTWDSVGGSTPDRAHDWGAPPYRTPPRIPGYSHWLYDVTSFFYCCLWSDLCHLYLNRRPSSGCRNYRPPRAAAVLGSLHFRTFDGLRYTFSGRGEYDLVRSPHRALSVQVRAERVKLENGTLVRATRLASVAMRENSSDVIEVRLQGEHLQVLRNKSILPFSEQSWMDLQGVFVFVPSPQNVTVMFSSGAAVELRLDEGTMTSTVLLPAEFSNKTRGLLGQMNSNPSDDLVTPAGNVASSANATLEEIFTIASEWNISKASSLFTYDSRYLLDSYFLPPSHDSAFVPAFSLPEKPDDPLVADMLSVCLGEGAQLCKHDTLITRSLAGGNATLRALRSHRALMEALEPVASCGWLPAPRNGKKNGTRYLQGSTLSFTCNGGYVLYGSTERTCEEKRAWSGLQTHCVTDDDTGFILGAVASLSTLVAMGIMIKLQMKKQNRVSKEEPHETVTQAQTC, via the exons ATGAACGCAAACGTCCGGAAATTACTTTTTCTCTTTGGAATATTATTTTTTTCGCCTCAAACATCAG GTCAAACATGCAGGAAAAGGTGTGGACAGCTATCAGAGGAATGCTCCTGCCATGCATCATGCTTGTCTCTGCTGACCTGCTGCACAGACCACAACCAGTTCTGCCTCCATGTGTCCCCCCACTCCAGCTCAATGTTGGGTGGCAGAGCTCTGAGGATCCTGGGTTCAGTTCTTCCTGCTGACACACTCCTTCTCTGCAG GTTCAAAGGTGAAGTAGAAGTAGAGGGGTTTATTGATGAACAGGGCCATGCTTTCTGCATATCCCCTCTGTTATATGAGACGGGTTGGATACCGTTGGACGTTTCTACAGATGGAAGTAATTTTGACAGGTCAGGAAAGTACCTGTCAG TCCATCCCAGTAGATCTGCTCCTGAAGTCACCCTGATGAACACAACCCAGTGGCAGAATTATGGCACCCCGAACACAGCAGGACAGCTTCGGATGACGTGGAACCGCTCTTTACTCAAAGCAGAGGAGGTCAATGTGGAGCTGTGGGGTTACAGAGAGGTCAGCGGGAGCGCAGCAGATGGAGCGtctgctctgcaggctgagatgagCTTCCTGTACTCCCTCAGCAGGAACCATCCCAACACAGGAGACTTCAGCTTCACTCCTCCTGAGCTCAAAAGGAACTTTTCCGAGTGGGAGCTGGGGAATATCCGCATCACAGCCGGCTCTAAGTCAGAGGGAGAAAG GAACGTGCAGGGACTCTGGAGCAGCGCTCACATCCTGGCCTGGCACCTGGAGCAGGCTTCTTCAGCCTGGGCGCGAGACAGGTGTCTGCAGTGGGACGCTCTGGAGTCGAAGCTCCCCAACTTCCTGGACAAGCTCATGGACTGTCCCTGCACTCTGGCACAAGCTCGGGCTGATTCAGGACGATTCCAC ACGGATTACACGTGTGACATCGAGAGAGGAAGTGTGTGCACGTATCACCCCGGGAGTGTCCACTGCGTTCGATCGGTTCAGGCCAG TCCCAGTGATGGATCAGGGCAGCAGTGCTGCTATGACAGCGTTGGAGATCTTGTTCTGACGTGGGACTCGGTTGGTGGCAGCACCCCAGACAGGGCTCACGACTGGGGGGCGCCTCCGTACAGGACGCCCCCTCGTATTCCTGGGTATTCCCACTGGCTGTATGACGTGACCAGTTTCTTTTACTGCTGCCTGTGGTCCGACCTCTGCCACCTCTACCTCAACCGTCGACCTTCGAGTGGATGTCGTAATTACCGTCCGCCCAGAGCAG CTGCTGTCCTTGGGAGTCTCCACTTTAGGACCTTTGATGGCCTCCGGTACACTTTCAGCGGCAGAGGAGAGTACGACCTGGTGCGTTCTCCACACCGAGCGCTGAGTGTTCAGGTCAGAGCGGAGCGGGTGAAACTTGAGAACG GAACTTTGGTCCGAGCCACACGGCTGGCATCAGTGGCTATGAGGGAGAACTCTTCTGATGTCATCGAGGTGCGACTTCAAGGCGAGCATCTTCAGGTGCTGAGGAACAAAAGCATTTTACCTTTTTCTGAGCAAAGCTGGATGGATCTGCAAG gtgtgtttgtgtttgtgcccaGTCCTCAGAACGTGACGGTGATGTTCTCCTCCGGAGCTGCCGTGGAGCTTCGTCTGGATGAAGGAACCATGACGTCCACCGTCTTGCTTCCGGCAGAGTTCTCCAACAAGACCCGGGGTCTGCTCGGCCAGATGaactcaaatccatctgatgacCTCGTGACCCCTGCTGGAAACGTCGCCTCCTCAGCCAACGCCACACTGGAGGAAATCTTTACTATTGCATCTGAAT GGAACATTTCAAAGGCGTCTTCCCTTTTTACTTATGACTCTCGGTACCTTTTGGACTCATACTTCCTTCCACCGAGCCACGACTCGGCTTttgttcctgccttttctctgcccGAGAAACCCGATGACCCTCTGGTGGCCGACATGTTGTCCGTGTGTTTGGGAGAAGGGGCTCAGCTCTGTAAACATGATACTCTCATCACTCGGAGCCTTGCGGGGGGAAACGCCACACTGAGGGCCCTCCGAAGTCATCGAGCTTTAATGGAAGCCCTGGAGCCAG TGGCGTCATGTGGCTGGCTTCCTGCTCCCAGGAACGGGAAGAAGAATGGGACACGTTACCTGCAGGGGAGCACCCTGAGCTTCACCTGCAACGGCGGCTACGTGCTGTACGGGTCAACAGAGCGCACCTGTGAGGAGAAAAGGGCCTGGAGCGGACTGCAGACTCACTGTGTCACAG
- the LOC107386219 gene encoding LOW QUALITY PROTEIN: zinc-binding protein A33 (The sequence of the model RefSeq protein was modified relative to this genomic sequence to represent the inferred CDS: inserted 1 base in 1 codon) translates to MAEKLQESFLSCFVCSETFRDPVSLSCNHSFCSSCLQTFWKQANNRNCPVCKRRSSKDTLVNFGLKQLADSFAERQKSGSSETEKGEKTLQVVCSKHQEEPKLFCEDEQRAVCPVCDFSLHQSHKVVPVEQAVRELKEQLESDLKSLQDKRNKYKQVEETYDDVIQHSKKQLVSTERQIRAEFNKLHQFLKEEEESRLAALREEEEQKEKTISREMKRIQQQISSLSDSISAVEDELQKDNVAFLSSYKDTRTRTRTQSSVSDPQLGSGALIDVAKHLGNLSFRVWEKMKDKVHFSPVTLDPNTAEGWLYLSEDLTRVRCGDTEQQLPDNPERNTKYTDVFGSEGFSSGRYSWEVEVGDLPVWSVGLVKETVDRKGKRDAQPKHGGWCFTHHGGIYTTGSDQIISVKKNLQRIRVQLDYDGGXVSFYDSEDMSHICTHRDTFTEKLFPCFSVYPAGAAKTSQIKVCEAEISFPGSE, encoded by the exons ATGGCTGAAAAACTCCAGGAGAGTTTCCTGAGCTGCTTCGTTTGTTCAGAGACTTTCAGAGATCCTGTGTCTCTGAGCTGCAACCACAGCTTCTGCTCAAGCTGCCTGCAGACGTTCTGGAAACAAGCTAACAACAGAAACTGTCCTGTTTGTAAAAGAAGGTCTTCTAAGGACACCCTAGTGAATTTTGGACTGAAGCAACTTGCTGACTCTTTTGCTGAGAGGCAGAAATCTGGATCATCTGAGACAGAAAAAGGAGAGAAGACGTTGCAGGTGGTGTGCAGCAAACATCAGGAAGAGCCTAAACTGTTCTGTGAAGACGAGCAGAGAGCTGTGTGTCCTGTCTGTGACTTTTCTCTCCACCAGAGTCACAAAGTGGTTCCTGTAGAACAAGCAGTCCGTGAGCTGAAGGAGCAGCTGGAATCGGACTTAAAGTCTCTGCAGGACAAGAGGAACAAATACAAACAAGTGGAGGAAACATACGATGATGTGATTCAACACTCCAAGAAGCAGCTGGTGTCCACAGAGAGACAGATCAGAGCAGAGTTCAACAAGCTCCACCAGTTCCTGAAAGAGGAAGAGGAGTCCAGACTGGCAGCTCTgagggaggaagaggagcagaagGAGAAGACTATCAGCAGAGAGATGAAGAGGATTCAGCAGCAGATCTCCTCTCTGTCAGACAGCATCTCTGCTGTTGAAGACGAGCTGCAGAAAGACAACGTGGCGTTCCTCAGCAGCTATAAAGACActcggaccagaaccagaacccagagCTCAGTGTCAGATCCACAGCTGGGCTCAGGAGCTCTGATAGATGTGGCCAAACACCTGGGCAACCTGTCCTTCAGAGTCTGGGAGAAGATGAAGGACAAGGTCCACTTCAGTCCTGTCACCCTGGACCCAAACACTGCAGAGGGCTGGTTGTACCTGTCTGAAGATCTGACCCGTGTGAGATGTGGAGACACAGAGCAGCAGCTTCCTGATAATCCAGAGAGAAACACCAAGTATACTGATGTTTTTGGTTCTGAGGGCTTCAGCTCAGGGAGATACAGCTGGGAGGTGGAGGTGGGAGATCTTCCTGTCTGGAGTGTTGGTTTGGTTAAAGAGACAGTGGACAGGAAGGGAAAGAGAGATGCTCAACCAAAACATGGAGGCTGGTGTTTTACGCATCACGGTGGAATATACACTACCGGCTCTGATCAGATCATCTCAGTGAAGAAGAATCTCCAGAGGATCAGAGTCCAGCTGGACTACGACGGGG ACGTGTCCTTCTACGACTCTGAAGACATGTCTCACATCTGCACTCACAGAGACACTTTCACTGAGAAGCTTTTCCCGTGTTTCAGCGTTTATCCGGCTGGAGCTGCTAAAACCTCTCAGATCAAAGTCTGTGAAGCTGAGATTTCATTTCCTGGTTCCGAATAA